Proteins encoded together in one Shewanella oneidensis MR-1 window:
- a CDS encoding S8 family serine peptidase, translating into MFNKSFIAIAIGLTGISQASQENLKAYSWQNKVNYVINADADVRADHSGRSRYIIQLMQAPAATHAAQLFNKAPQDRTSVSKASITQKLPQKISHLLQTSQLEQYRQEIAHHQGIFKTTASKTLGRPLQAKMQFDTAFNGMVLELTPDEAKTMLTVPQVLKVIKETPTELQTDNGPQLIGASNLWDGNATGLAAKGDGIIIGILDTGINTDNRAFSAVGDDGHNIINPLGSGNYLGDCVKDATLCNDKLIGVYSFPLVTDEYNGLRPANGEDYNGHGSHTASTAAGNALVNVPVLMPNIGEEVGDGIETGTVLSNISGVAPHANIISYQVCDQSGCYPSLTIASVELAIKAGVDVLNYSIGPRGGVQNDPWNTASDIAFLSAREAGIFVAMAAGNAGPDAETVGNVAPWAISVAASSHQRVWSHVLSGSGVTGDPLPQIEGLADVFTSNGVINALSDETEIVYAGDYKDINGNSLALCNSRVYFFDPVMADLRGKVVICDRGEISLADKVTNMFFAAGVIIRNTPTSNQNMASARYALPSLLINELDGKQLLEWMKRTDTPKVSISAANAEYDQANADILADFSSRGPYKWQTELMVPHIAAPGVDIYAAYADEMPFTSVNDAAPSDFAFLSGTSMASPHVAGSAALLRQLHPDWTPAEIQSAMMLTATTNVLKEDGKTPAGIFDIGSGRLQIDKAAQAGLVMDVPIDEYKAANPELGGDVTSLNLPVLTSTQCMNSCSWTRTLRATRDGSWTVSSNGNVDGVTISASPSSFDIKEGESVTVTFTANIALRANEDWSFMQVNLAPSDNSPMLSLPVAVKPLIALVPAFITQDYFWNKGDLELADFHFRYPENLLFNIKPLEKATSYHLTLAADSDNRSPFDNVNDGTALSFINVPDGSSNLRVIVGESSAIDIDVFIGLDSNNNGIPEIVELTQACATSMNVGEACRLNAGSGRYWVLAHNYKGSGDPLDAVRLDVLLQPNTETLPALVTIPNMSTKPYDALSAHLSWSGDMIEGVYYSELEVFDRNTPTAARAIARSNLVVNRVKPSVKIDLVKGDLSHRKEAELNIQLPTNPTSDSLTYTLNLAMADNLTITDVETNGDISLNHDKNNIKVTLAPGETSTLIVAKINQKSPISGDFKVDWSLNTDKSDFDVQQGSLMVSNTNKAPSLAVPKEIKGNMGSDVKFNIVSEDANQDPLSYTVTQISGPAVDIKDDGKGEVILSLPEVNSSQVAKFNVNVTDGEFSQSSDMSLEITYINTENSGGAIFWSIVLLGLFGLRRKRLRTRSY; encoded by the coding sequence ATGTTTAATAAATCATTTATCGCGATTGCCATTGGACTTACCGGCATATCTCAAGCGAGTCAAGAAAATCTAAAAGCATATAGTTGGCAGAATAAAGTTAATTATGTCATCAACGCTGATGCTGACGTTAGAGCTGATCACTCTGGCCGTAGTCGTTACATCATACAATTAATGCAAGCTCCAGCTGCAACACACGCTGCGCAATTATTTAATAAAGCACCACAGGATAGGACGAGTGTTAGTAAAGCATCTATCACGCAGAAATTACCGCAAAAGATAAGTCATCTCCTACAAACATCTCAATTAGAACAATATCGTCAAGAGATTGCTCATCATCAAGGTATATTTAAAACGACAGCGAGTAAAACTCTTGGTCGGCCTTTGCAAGCAAAAATGCAGTTCGACACGGCCTTTAACGGTATGGTGTTAGAGTTAACGCCAGATGAAGCAAAAACAATGCTGACAGTACCACAGGTATTGAAGGTGATTAAAGAAACACCAACTGAACTCCAAACGGATAATGGTCCGCAACTTATTGGGGCGAGTAATCTTTGGGATGGAAATGCGACGGGTCTCGCTGCAAAGGGGGACGGGATAATCATTGGTATCTTAGATACAGGGATTAATACGGATAATCGTGCATTTTCTGCTGTCGGAGACGATGGCCACAACATCATTAATCCGCTCGGCTCTGGCAACTATTTGGGCGATTGTGTCAAAGATGCCACCTTGTGTAATGACAAACTGATAGGAGTATATAGTTTTCCTTTAGTTACGGATGAATATAATGGATTGCGTCCAGCAAATGGTGAAGATTATAACGGTCACGGCAGTCATACCGCTTCAACTGCTGCGGGAAATGCATTAGTCAATGTACCTGTGTTAATGCCCAATATTGGTGAGGAAGTGGGAGATGGGATTGAAACTGGCACAGTACTTTCTAATATCTCCGGTGTTGCCCCGCACGCAAACATCATTTCTTATCAAGTTTGCGACCAATCAGGTTGTTACCCGAGCCTGACGATAGCCTCTGTCGAGCTAGCGATAAAAGCAGGGGTAGATGTGTTGAACTACTCTATTGGCCCCCGTGGAGGGGTTCAGAATGATCCCTGGAATACAGCATCGGATATTGCTTTTTTGTCTGCCCGTGAAGCTGGCATTTTTGTGGCTATGGCCGCTGGGAATGCGGGGCCTGATGCTGAAACTGTTGGAAATGTGGCACCTTGGGCGATTTCAGTTGCCGCAAGTTCTCATCAAAGAGTTTGGAGTCATGTACTGAGTGGCTCCGGAGTGACTGGAGATCCTCTACCCCAAATAGAAGGTTTGGCTGATGTATTTACCAGTAATGGAGTGATCAATGCTCTCAGCGATGAAACCGAAATAGTGTATGCAGGTGACTACAAAGATATAAACGGCAATTCGCTTGCCCTATGCAATAGTCGAGTTTATTTTTTTGATCCTGTGATGGCAGATTTAAGAGGTAAAGTGGTTATATGTGATCGTGGTGAAATTTCCTTAGCAGACAAAGTGACGAATATGTTCTTTGCCGCTGGGGTCATCATACGTAATACCCCTACTTCTAACCAGAATATGGCTAGCGCTCGTTATGCATTGCCTTCATTACTCATCAATGAGTTAGATGGCAAACAGTTGTTGGAATGGATGAAGCGCACTGACACTCCTAAGGTGAGCATTAGTGCTGCAAATGCAGAGTATGATCAAGCTAATGCGGATATTTTAGCGGACTTTTCATCAAGGGGGCCTTACAAATGGCAAACTGAGTTGATGGTTCCACATATTGCCGCACCAGGTGTTGATATCTATGCTGCTTATGCGGATGAAATGCCATTTACTTCCGTTAATGATGCAGCCCCTTCGGATTTTGCCTTCTTAAGTGGCACCTCTATGGCTTCTCCGCATGTTGCTGGTAGCGCAGCGTTATTACGTCAACTTCACCCAGACTGGACTCCTGCTGAGATCCAATCTGCAATGATGCTGACTGCAACGACTAATGTCTTAAAAGAGGATGGCAAAACGCCAGCAGGTATTTTCGATATAGGCTCAGGTAGACTTCAAATCGATAAAGCCGCGCAGGCTGGACTCGTTATGGATGTGCCTATCGATGAGTATAAGGCGGCAAACCCAGAATTAGGCGGAGATGTGACATCACTGAACCTGCCAGTGCTGACTTCAACTCAATGCATGAACTCCTGCAGTTGGACTCGTACCTTACGTGCAACACGAGATGGCAGTTGGACTGTATCAAGTAACGGTAATGTCGATGGTGTCACTATTTCTGCTTCCCCTTCGAGTTTTGATATCAAAGAAGGGGAAAGTGTGACTGTTACTTTTACGGCAAATATAGCGTTGCGTGCGAACGAGGATTGGAGCTTTATGCAAGTCAATTTAGCTCCCTCTGATAATTCACCAATGTTATCTTTACCAGTAGCGGTAAAACCCTTAATCGCATTAGTTCCTGCATTTATCACCCAAGATTATTTTTGGAATAAAGGTGACCTAGAACTAGCCGATTTTCACTTTCGTTATCCAGAAAATTTACTTTTCAATATAAAACCGCTGGAGAAGGCAACCTCTTATCATTTAACGCTTGCTGCGGATTCTGATAATCGCTCACCGTTTGATAACGTTAATGACGGCACCGCGCTAAGTTTTATAAATGTACCTGATGGTTCAAGCAATTTGCGTGTCATTGTGGGGGAATCAAGCGCAATAGATATTGATGTTTTTATTGGGTTAGACAGTAATAACAATGGCATACCTGAAATAGTGGAATTAACTCAGGCATGTGCCACAAGTATGAATGTTGGCGAAGCTTGTCGTTTAAATGCGGGAAGTGGCCGTTATTGGGTATTAGCACATAATTATAAAGGAAGTGGTGATCCATTAGACGCTGTTAGACTTGACGTGCTGTTACAGCCAAATACCGAGACTTTGCCAGCACTGGTAACCATTCCAAATATGTCCACAAAGCCATATGACGCATTAAGCGCTCATTTAAGCTGGAGTGGCGATATGATTGAAGGGGTTTATTACAGTGAGCTGGAAGTTTTTGACCGAAATACACCAACAGCTGCACGAGCTATTGCTCGTAGTAACCTAGTGGTTAATCGAGTAAAACCCTCAGTGAAAATAGACTTAGTTAAAGGTGACTTAAGTCATAGGAAAGAGGCTGAACTTAATATCCAACTTCCGACTAACCCGACATCAGATTCGCTAACCTATACGCTTAATTTAGCTATGGCTGATAATTTAACCATAACGGATGTCGAAACGAATGGAGACATAAGTTTAAATCATGACAAAAATAATATTAAGGTGACATTAGCGCCGGGTGAGACTAGTACGCTTATTGTTGCAAAAATCAATCAAAAATCCCCTATAAGTGGTGACTTTAAGGTTGATTGGTCACTCAATACGGATAAATCAGATTTTGATGTACAGCAAGGCAGCTTGATGGTTAGTAATACAAATAAGGCACCAAGCCTTGCTGTTCCAAAAGAAATCAAAGGCAATATGGGGAGTGATGTTAAATTCAACATTGTGTCGGAGGATGCAAATCAAGATCCTCTGTCCTACACTGTCACCCAGATAAGTGGTCCGGCAGTGGATATTAAAGATGACGGTAAAGGTGAGGTGATTTTAAGTTTACCTGAGGTGAATTCAAGCCAAGTTGCAAAGTTCAACGTTAATGTCACTGATGGCGAATTCAGTCAAAGCAGTGATATGTCACTAGAGATAACCTATATCAATACTGAAAATAGCGGTGGGGCAATATTTTGGAGTATCGTCCTGCTAGGACTCTTCGGCCTGCGCCGTAAACGTCTACGTACTAGGTCATACTAA
- a CDS encoding cell surface protein, giving the protein MTKKSYIAAVISLLLGTSTSAFAQWPSTPTLDPIRVAQDANSPLIAPDNDGGAFVSFRNGGFYDDKGGFDVLIQHYDSLGNPSWNEPVLVFDTSKAWASYYGAVTDSEGNAYIASDIFEGSNYSDHSAVYLAKISKDGKLAWEQPLNLTPNVDLPVNSLGISLGAHAEHIVAAWSKSTSNYTVDTFGSLSCVNKEGKLVWSKDITINNSYTFASQPIVSDDSVIVLLEVGATPDTTASHFMMQKYSIVDGKPMWAEPVSITSGDNFLHQVNSGRSVQVKSDGEGGVVLSFYHITGPNQGIILLQHVRADGQKVFSGQGLRLSGDSLENGAVSLAYDGETYYVTWPASQSVQAESGESSHYSAIKGVAINQQGKFIWNSDGSTHPSMLKDWKRLNTEGPLDNWFSGYTNPAITLNEHGHLNMTYGEETIYKYYLYAQVIDTKTGDNRSLPVSFSDGPIEVIDNMAFGRTIFGQPLLSYVVDSETDSSGGTLNLLNFDGNANSGISKDILVEKIAPINLSPGEDKLITLKILDSKSQHHEKTVSSSAGVVNSQVQEAANKLAFTISTDNWLELPDTVLAKVQDLDNVERVGLSVIKVKAPSYRPPKVMPFSSISINEGEHAQITASIDAAADAKLEFSWQQTAGPSVSFTNNNSQLDIATDYVAADTKLTFALSVTDGVLVSQEHVDVIVKNTSSPTLKGADTQAQLGQQFTLKPMITSAKLPISYHWSQVSGARTVYTVGNEGSLNGTAPLSNGSVTFLLEAKDANGEMFSKSFNLSVAEQSSSDSSGGSLGISLLLLGLLGIWKRIFGKSQFNA; this is encoded by the coding sequence ATGACCAAAAAAAGTTACATAGCTGCAGTGATTTCACTTCTGCTTGGGACATCGACGTCAGCTTTTGCTCAATGGCCCAGTACCCCAACATTGGACCCTATTCGTGTTGCACAGGATGCGAATTCACCGCTTATTGCCCCTGATAATGATGGCGGTGCTTTTGTCAGCTTCCGAAATGGTGGATTTTACGATGATAAAGGGGGATTTGATGTTTTAATTCAACACTATGACTCACTTGGAAATCCATCTTGGAATGAGCCTGTACTCGTGTTTGATACAAGCAAAGCTTGGGCTTCTTACTATGGTGCTGTTACCGATTCAGAGGGGAATGCCTATATCGCTTCCGATATATTTGAAGGTAGCAATTATAGTGACCACAGTGCAGTTTATTTAGCCAAAATATCCAAAGATGGAAAGTTGGCTTGGGAACAACCTTTAAATTTAACCCCTAATGTTGATCTTCCCGTTAATAGTCTTGGTATTAGTTTGGGGGCGCATGCAGAGCATATTGTTGCAGCATGGAGTAAGTCTACCTCTAACTATACGGTCGATACTTTTGGTAGTCTTAGTTGTGTCAATAAAGAAGGCAAATTGGTATGGAGTAAAGATATTACTATCAATAATAGCTATACCTTTGCCAGCCAACCGATAGTGAGTGATGATTCTGTCATTGTGTTACTCGAAGTAGGAGCGACACCTGACACAACCGCCTCCCACTTTATGATGCAAAAATACTCCATCGTCGATGGAAAGCCTATGTGGGCAGAGCCTGTTAGCATTACTTCTGGAGACAACTTTCTTCATCAAGTTAATAGTGGACGATCCGTTCAAGTTAAAAGTGATGGAGAAGGGGGCGTCGTTCTCAGTTTTTATCATATTACTGGTCCGAATCAGGGGATTATCCTTCTACAGCATGTGCGGGCTGATGGCCAAAAAGTCTTCTCGGGACAAGGCTTAAGGCTTTCTGGTGATTCATTAGAAAATGGTGCAGTCTCACTTGCCTATGATGGTGAAACTTACTATGTGACTTGGCCAGCAAGTCAGTCAGTGCAAGCGGAAAGCGGTGAAAGTAGCCACTATAGTGCAATTAAAGGTGTTGCTATTAATCAGCAAGGAAAATTTATTTGGAATAGTGATGGCAGTACTCATCCAAGCATGCTGAAAGATTGGAAACGACTCAACACTGAAGGACCATTAGATAACTGGTTTAGCGGTTATACCAACCCGGCTATTACATTAAATGAACATGGTCATCTTAATATGACCTACGGTGAAGAAACGATTTACAAGTATTATTTGTATGCCCAGGTTATTGATACCAAGACTGGGGATAATCGCAGTTTACCGGTTTCATTTTCCGATGGCCCCATTGAAGTTATCGATAATATGGCCTTTGGTAGAACCATTTTTGGTCAACCTCTACTCAGTTATGTTGTTGACTCTGAGACTGACTCATCCGGTGGAACACTTAACCTTCTGAATTTTGATGGCAATGCTAATTCAGGCATCAGTAAAGATATTCTTGTAGAAAAGATCGCGCCAATTAATTTAAGCCCAGGCGAAGATAAATTAATCACATTAAAAATATTAGATTCAAAAAGTCAGCACCATGAGAAAACCGTCTCCTCATCGGCTGGGGTGGTAAATTCACAAGTGCAAGAGGCTGCGAATAAGCTAGCTTTTACAATTAGCACTGATAATTGGCTTGAGCTGCCCGATACCGTCTTAGCAAAAGTGCAAGATTTAGACAATGTCGAACGTGTTGGTTTATCTGTGATAAAAGTTAAAGCACCCAGTTATCGTCCCCCTAAGGTGATGCCATTTAGCAGTATTAGCATTAACGAAGGGGAACATGCACAAATTACCGCAAGCATCGATGCCGCAGCAGACGCCAAACTTGAGTTTAGTTGGCAGCAGACTGCAGGACCTAGTGTTAGCTTTACTAACAATAACAGTCAATTGGATATTGCAACAGATTATGTTGCTGCCGACACCAAATTAACCTTTGCTCTCTCTGTCACTGATGGTGTGCTTGTCAGTCAAGAACACGTTGATGTTATTGTGAAAAACACATCCTCTCCGACGCTCAAGGGCGCTGACACGCAAGCTCAATTAGGTCAACAATTTACCCTAAAACCTATGATTACAAGTGCAAAGTTGCCTATCAGTTATCACTGGTCACAAGTGAGTGGTGCCAGAACCGTTTACACAGTTGGAAATGAAGGCTCACTTAATGGTACGGCGCCTCTGAGTAATGGTTCAGTGACTTTCTTGCTAGAAGCGAAAGATGCGAATGGTGAGATGTTCAGCAAAAGTTTTAACTTAAGCGTTGCAGAACAATCAAGCTCTGACAGTAGCGGTGGCAGTTTAGGTATTTCTCTCCTTTTACTCGGTCTTCTGGGTATATGGAAAAGAATTTTTGGTAAGTCCCAATTTAATGCGTGA
- a CDS encoding response regulator transcription factor, with protein MLPTFHVMIADDHPLYLDALVNGLVSHLPGTQVSQANNYIELFDSLYLQVEEIDLLIMDLFMPGSSGYAGLSFLRTQFPTLPIVVISALDDLIARSQCIQHGAAFISKSTAPTNIFKQVEQILDGSYQFPLTQIKSSIETINAKKIKTLTPSQFRVLHLIAAGHSNKTIADSLNISEKTVKAHISAIFEKLDVKNRTQAALLLSES; from the coding sequence GTGTTGCCGACTTTTCATGTCATGATTGCCGATGACCACCCTTTATACTTAGATGCTTTAGTCAATGGCCTTGTTTCCCATCTCCCCGGTACACAAGTTTCTCAGGCCAATAATTATATTGAATTATTTGATAGTCTTTACCTGCAAGTGGAAGAGATCGATTTGTTAATCATGGATCTGTTCATGCCGGGAAGTAGCGGTTATGCAGGGTTGTCATTTTTGCGAACTCAGTTTCCAACATTACCCATTGTTGTGATCAGTGCATTAGATGATCTTATTGCCCGTAGCCAATGTATTCAACATGGGGCTGCATTTATTTCAAAATCTACGGCCCCTACTAATATTTTTAAACAGGTAGAGCAAATCCTTGATGGTAGTTATCAATTTCCCCTTACTCAAATTAAATCATCTATAGAAACAATCAATGCAAAAAAAATTAAAACACTAACCCCTAGTCAATTCAGAGTGTTACATTTAATCGCTGCGGGTCATTCAAATAAGACTATAGCCGATAGTTTAAATATCTCTGAAAAAACCGTAAAAGCACATATCTCTGCTATTTTTGAGAAGTTAGATGTCAAAAATAGAACCCAAGCTGCACTATTGCTTTCTGAAAGTTAA
- a CDS encoding ATP-binding protein: MSRCYYLSIFLVFWSFIVSAQAKAAYYPLAQQISSENGLSQNVVLALEEDNYGRIWVGTQDGLNLINNNELLVFRRDQAEHRLSGTVITDLTLDQQGRLWVASDVGLDYIDTTTLESHVITLNQSISHMLLHTEQTIFYLSSQKLYQFQINTGQVQEVKLPELFQIINTLGSYDEQHLLLIGPNGFGVLNLSTGDVTPLQPDIPAGTYKASTISAERIWISQMEQGLYSCNLQGLDCRTYSKANQKLPTNNIAQIYQQDTALFLATDKGIGRLDLITDKLEWIYPHSQNNAYQASRIARNLIPAKSGDIFVGTFNGLYRIPNTYKEVQAFNTGIGGYPSNQLAVNKVMLNGQERLVIAQPDKLTLWTLDASILRLYREYDYPQGFVPTNLFVDGGDIYLSSLTNNNLILTPHNGAFTSLEERFAQLGNVQLFNMNQPQEDIRVFHLLTSMKVYQQRQNKWQLLWEKPFLTGSATAEYWQGRLYVASYQNGLMSASMDNDWQKPQQWQQHHGLGIAINLFAQKDKLYVLTANLGLFQVDSSSPISITQVSSRDKLASQTLVCAIRDHNGQLILSSHKGLVIFDSQQESLIYLSSLQGTHEQEFSQFSCGTLNNVPYFAGERGLTLVFDSQAIKSPAPQITWTHLDVDGLTYRLGSSGTGKLTAPEFIRLHFVATPSDLPKQASYRYRIKSLSDEWVELKSSFIPMINLRPGSYQVELESRDFSGRSSPIALATLEIAPGFWESSLAISLYIFIGLVVIALLVSHRIKADRSLLALEVEKNRHQQDYSRKLEHEVQIRTNELAQKKEEAEEANTAKTRFIAAASHDLKHPIGLIRLQLEQIEDNKLSYKINTSLSFLEQLVSSIVELSRLDARVLVPQISSFDLGIFIAKVAEEHLTLAQSFRLNLMTDIKSDVWVASDSLLLRRVIDNILSNAIKISDPDTSVSLSVCQERQHAVIEVIDQGPGMTQQMQAELFTPFKRWTSRYQGSGLGLSVVKGIADLLGISLSIRSTLGEGTQFTLKLPLIDKPTFSHIEDEAAIFHLGIVEDDYEQLNHLCSSLMVRGIKVSGYRHAISLLQDKTAIFDAILSDIDIGTEQDGLAYLVEYRQRLTDAKPLIYMSGNPEAGLRIPSQTDLFFFSKPLKLGKLMWLLNQSKRK, encoded by the coding sequence ATGAGTCGTTGTTATTACCTATCTATTTTTCTAGTTTTTTGGTCTTTTATTGTATCTGCGCAAGCTAAGGCAGCCTATTATCCCTTAGCACAACAAATTAGTAGTGAAAATGGTCTGTCTCAAAATGTGGTGCTTGCATTAGAGGAAGATAACTATGGGCGTATATGGGTTGGTACCCAAGATGGGTTAAACCTAATTAACAATAATGAACTGCTCGTATTCCGTCGCGACCAAGCTGAGCATCGTTTGTCGGGAACAGTTATCACCGATTTAACATTAGATCAACAAGGGCGATTATGGGTTGCTAGTGATGTGGGCTTAGATTATATAGATACTACTACGCTTGAGAGTCATGTTATTACCTTAAACCAATCTATCTCTCATATGCTGTTACATACTGAGCAGACAATATTTTATCTTTCATCGCAAAAACTTTATCAGTTTCAGATTAACACGGGTCAGGTTCAAGAAGTTAAACTGCCGGAGTTATTCCAGATTATAAATACATTAGGATCTTATGATGAACAGCATTTGCTCTTAATCGGTCCAAATGGTTTTGGGGTATTAAATTTGAGTACTGGGGATGTCACTCCCCTACAACCTGACATTCCCGCAGGAACTTATAAAGCGAGCACTATCTCAGCAGAACGCATTTGGATTAGCCAGATGGAACAGGGACTATACTCCTGTAATTTGCAGGGATTAGATTGCCGCACATATTCCAAAGCAAACCAAAAATTACCTACAAATAATATTGCTCAGATCTACCAGCAAGACACTGCGTTGTTCCTTGCAACAGATAAAGGTATTGGCCGTCTAGATTTGATCACAGATAAGTTAGAATGGATTTATCCACATAGCCAAAATAATGCTTACCAAGCATCACGCATTGCCCGAAATCTCATCCCTGCCAAATCTGGGGATATTTTCGTTGGAACCTTTAATGGCTTATATCGGATACCGAATACATATAAAGAAGTTCAAGCGTTTAATACAGGGATTGGTGGGTATCCTAGTAATCAACTTGCCGTTAATAAGGTCATGTTAAATGGACAAGAGCGATTAGTGATTGCTCAACCTGATAAGCTTACGTTATGGACTTTAGACGCTAGCATTTTGCGTCTATATCGTGAATATGATTACCCTCAGGGATTTGTACCCACAAATCTATTCGTAGATGGGGGGGATATTTATCTATCATCATTAACAAATAACAATCTTATTCTTACACCACATAACGGTGCTTTTACCTCTTTAGAAGAACGATTTGCACAACTCGGAAATGTCCAATTATTTAATATGAATCAACCTCAAGAGGACATTAGAGTATTTCATTTACTAACAAGTATGAAGGTTTACCAACAGCGGCAAAATAAATGGCAATTACTCTGGGAAAAACCATTCTTAACAGGGAGTGCTACGGCAGAATATTGGCAGGGGCGACTCTACGTGGCCTCCTACCAAAATGGCTTGATGTCGGCATCGATGGATAATGACTGGCAAAAACCGCAGCAGTGGCAACAACATCATGGTTTAGGTATTGCGATAAACTTGTTTGCTCAAAAAGATAAACTGTATGTGCTTACTGCAAATCTTGGACTTTTCCAGGTCGATTCATCGAGTCCTATCAGTATTACTCAGGTATCAAGCCGTGATAAATTAGCCAGTCAAACTTTAGTTTGTGCTATCAGAGATCATAATGGGCAGCTCATCTTATCTAGCCATAAAGGTCTCGTCATATTTGATTCTCAGCAGGAATCACTCATTTATTTAAGTTCTTTACAGGGCACTCATGAGCAGGAGTTTAGTCAATTTAGTTGCGGTACTTTGAATAATGTTCCGTACTTTGCTGGAGAGAGAGGCTTGACTCTAGTGTTTGACTCCCAAGCAATCAAAAGTCCAGCCCCTCAAATTACATGGACCCATTTAGATGTTGATGGTCTTACGTATCGTTTGGGTTCAAGTGGAACTGGTAAGTTAACTGCCCCAGAGTTTATTCGATTACATTTTGTTGCAACACCGTCAGATTTACCCAAACAAGCAAGTTACCGCTATCGAATAAAATCGCTTTCTGATGAGTGGGTTGAACTAAAGTCGTCGTTTATCCCCATGATAAACTTGCGGCCAGGTAGTTATCAGGTTGAACTTGAGAGTCGTGATTTTTCGGGGAGAAGTAGCCCTATCGCGTTGGCTACATTAGAAATAGCCCCCGGATTTTGGGAGTCATCATTAGCAATAAGTCTTTATATTTTTATCGGTTTAGTCGTCATTGCTTTACTCGTGAGCCATAGGATTAAAGCAGATAGAAGTCTTTTAGCCCTAGAGGTTGAAAAAAACCGCCACCAACAAGATTATTCCCGAAAACTAGAACATGAAGTTCAAATACGCACGAATGAATTAGCGCAAAAAAAAGAGGAGGCTGAAGAAGCCAATACAGCTAAAACACGATTTATTGCCGCAGCAAGTCACGACCTTAAACATCCTATAGGCTTAATTAGGCTTCAATTAGAACAAATTGAAGATAATAAGCTTAGTTATAAGATTAATACGAGCCTCAGTTTTCTTGAGCAATTGGTTTCATCCATTGTTGAATTGTCACGACTAGATGCCAGAGTATTAGTACCGCAAATCTCATCTTTTGATCTGGGTATATTTATTGCTAAGGTTGCCGAAGAGCACTTAACTTTGGCACAGAGTTTTCGACTTAATCTTATGACTGATATTAAATCGGATGTTTGGGTTGCTAGTGATTCACTGCTTCTTCGACGTGTAATTGATAACATATTGAGTAATGCCATAAAAATAAGTGACCCAGATACCAGTGTGAGTTTAAGTGTTTGCCAAGAACGGCAACATGCAGTCATAGAAGTAATCGATCAAGGACCAGGAATGACTCAGCAGATGCAAGCTGAGTTATTTACCCCTTTTAAACGTTGGACTAGCCGCTATCAAGGGTCAGGTTTAGGGCTTTCAGTTGTGAAAGGTATTGCAGATTTATTAGGGATCTCGCTTTCAATACGTTCCACTTTAGGGGAAGGAACACAATTTACCTTGAAATTGCCATTGATTGATAAGCCTACTTTTAGTCATATTGAAGATGAGGCTGCAATATTTCACTTAGGTATTGTTGAAGATGACTATGAGCAACTCAATCATCTGTGCTCGTCACTCATGGTACGTGGCATAAAAGTAAGTGGTTACCGACATGCGATATCATTACTACAGGATAAAACCGCTATCTTTGATGCAATTCTATCTGACATAGATATAGGAACTGAGCAAGATGGACTTGCATACTTAGTTGAGTACCGACAGCGCTTAACAGATGCTAAACCATTGATTTACATGTCAGGTAATCCTGAAGCAGGACTCCGAATTCCGTCACAAACAGATCTATTTTTCTTTTCTAAGCCCTTGAAATTGGGTAAGCTGATGTGGTTATTAAACCAGAGTAAAAGGAAATAA